The sequence aaatagatttgtaTAATGATGTTAACGAGTTTACAAgtgtttttgaataaaaataagacTAGTCTAGTGAAGAACAAGATCTAAAACAAGTTCGAAGCGTTGAGGGAACTAGAGCTCGAGGTAAAGGTGATTATGTGTGTATGCGGGAATGAATATAATCGTTAGCCTCCTCCGATATCTTCTCCCTTTTCTTGTTGCTCGATTCTTAATTTCGAAACTGCATCCATCCCCTCGTTAGCACAAATATCGGTACTGTTGAAACAAAATTGAGCTGATTCTATCTATGTCCCAGTCTCGCCGACATCGAGCTTCCAAAAGCATAAATGATCCTGACCTTCTTACCTGTGGCCGACTCAAAATCCAACTCCACGAATATTGCAACTTGCCTAGGAAGTTCGTTGGTTCGATTTCGCGGAGTAAAGCCGTGATTCGTTATTCCTCTATGCGACCTCACTTGTCATAGAGGTCAACTCAGAACGATGTGTTTCTGGGGATACACTAATGTAAAATTTGTGCCAAAATAAAGCATTATAGGTTTTGCATCAAATTGGATAACTAATCTTAGAGTTGATTCTTATTTTTTGGTGAAAGAGAGttgattctgtttttttttaatgtgatgacccgaaataaaaaatgataagatCTTTTATTTTGCATATTCATAAGCAAACATATAAAACTTCATCTTtggtatataaaatataaactatttagcCATTAAAAATACGAAGTTTACAATCAATCTtacaaatgtttaaaatatataacacttcTTTAACatttaataatgaaaaattcttaatgtaaaattatattttcttacatgaattcaattcaaattttatttatcatcaTCTACTTATCATATACTACTatctatgtataaaatatattaatagttaaaatctaatatgtatatatagtaaaattatctttaatttggacgtattttttttttacttttttacaacaagatatattttaaatttaagaattaaaattttctgtatctatgtataaattattgttttagactATTGTAAATGatgctaaaataaaaataagtattaACAGCTTGCTAGATACATTATACATGTTCAATACATTGGTATTTATTTATACACAAAAAGATTCTGATTTTATATAGGAAATAATCTCTGAGATTACTGTTTACATATTTAatgttatcaaaatattttgttttttgtaaacTATGTTATCACAATATATTCACCATTCAATATATGAAGCAAGAACATTGCCAGTAGAATACGATATGGGATGGGATGAAGAACAGACAAATAGCTTGGTTTGACAAATACATTCAAAACTGTTTGATTTATTCATATATTCACTAACTtggtatttaattatttactaggTGGATGTCCCCGATTTCGCGGGTTAAATGTTttgtaacaatatatttattataactttcaaattaaaatatgtttttatcatTATGTGCTttcttgttaaatatttttctaagaacatttttttttgaaaaagataatatgactattttaaatattttttgatattttgttttgataattttactaaaattagttatatacaATATTCAAGattcagtttttaataaaactactTAAGTTTTGAAGGTATATAatgtgaaaattttgattttaaataatttatagctaaagttttatgtttttaataagcttaaaaagttaaaacaatataattgTAACAGATTCTCTACATATCCATATCCAATCACATATGCAAATAAAACTACTATATCAATtccataaattatttttgaaatattttatatagtttataaatacaatataaggctttatatatgaatataaaattattctatcaattttagtaaacttttttattatattatgtagtttataaatataaaaatcgaTCAAACATCATTACTTTTTCTATAGTTttaacaattagttaccataaataattatttgtaatattatgtagattatttggtaagtgatattgactgtttatagatttttttttctttttaagtctaattaaaataaatataaattaaaaattatcaaccattcaatttataacatttttaaagatTTCATCAATGAtcgacaaataaaaaaaaatctcttaaataacttttcaattaatatatagtagggataaaattataaaatagattgtataaattaacttataagCTTTTATAGATgacttaaaaaatttataatattttaaatatataataagcgaagataaataattttataaatgtttttgtaattttataaaacatattatgtgaactttattaaatgttaataattattataacagtttatataaaatataatgttttaaataagaatataaaatcattatattgatttatataaactatttgttgtttattattttatgtattttataattttaataattatttaccataaataatattatgtagAATATTTGGCAAATGGTATTAATGGAttacaaacttactttttttagaactaattaaaataaataaaattaaaaatcatcgaccaatcaaattataacaattttgtaaGAATTCACCTATGATCGAACGTCAGCaaaaaatcaataaagtaaattctcaattaatatattcatatattcaTTAACTtggtatttaattatttatacacAAAACAAGGTGTCGTTGATAGTTTGGAAGatagttaaaaatatcattatttaaatatctcGCGTTTAATCACTATCCACCTTAATCTTAATTACACACTCACCCTTTGATCCTGATTTTTCGATAGACGTTAAAGCCAAAAAAAAGTAACGAGAAAGAAAGAGCCACGAGGGCAGAAGGCCATGAcgccaaaaaataaaataaacagttatattttataatcacgAGCGTGTCTCTGTGTATAAATGTAACAcacatcttcttctttcctCCTTCTCTGCCATCTTTCTCTCCACTCCCAAGATTAACATTAACCAACAAAAGAATCAAATCCTCTCATCTTCGCTCTCCTCCAACCATCTTATCATTTCAGATGACGCATCTCAACAAAAAACCCAGGTTAGAGAAGAACCTCACGGTTAACGTCAACCACATCGACGACTTACCTGACGATCTCGTCTTCTCTATCCTCCGCAAACTCAGTTCCTCCGCTTCTTGTCCCGCCGATTTCTTCAACGTTCTCATCACGTAAGTCAGTCAGGCTTCTTTTCCTTAAACCACCCGATTCTTTATTTTGACGAACTCTCTTTCGCCGTTTCAGATGCAAGAGACTGAACCGGTTGGGTTTGCATCCTCTGGTTTTATCCAGAGCCGGAACTCAAACCCTAGCCGTCACGGCGGAGAAATGGTCTGACTCCGCCCACAGATTCCTCAAACTCTGTGTTAATGCCGGAAACATCGACGCTTGCTACGTTCTCGGAATGGTTCGTCTTCAaacctccttctctctctctctgtgatgttgattttttttttttttgcgcagATCCGTTTTTACTGTCTTCAAAACCCAGTGAGCGGCGCTTCTTTAATGGCTAGAGCCGCGATTAAGTCTCACGCGCCGGCGCTTTACTCGCTGTCGGTGATTCAGTTCAACGGGAGCGGCGGTACCAAATCCGACAAGAATCTACGCGCCGGAGTCGCTCTCTGCGCGCGTTCCGCTTACCTCGGCCACGTCGACGCGCTCAGAGAGCTCGGTCACTGCCTACAAGACGGTTACGGCGTTCCTCGCGACGTCGCGGAAGGACGTCGGCTTTTGATTCAGGCGAACGCGAGGGAGCTCGCGGGCTCTCTACGCTCTTACCTCTCTCTCAAATCCGGAGACGAGACGCTAACCGAACTCAACGGATTACCGGTTCAGGAGATTCGTCCAGTAAACCGGTTTTTGAAGGACTGGTTTGATTCGGGTCGGGTTGTTTTAGCCGAGGGGTTGAGGATGTGTTCTCACGGCGGTTGCGGGAGGCCGGAGACTAGGTCGCATGAGTTCCGGCGATGTTCGGTCTGTGGGAAAGTGAACTACTGTTCGAGAGGGTGTCAGGCGTTAGATTGGAGAGTGAAGCATAAGATGGAATGTGCCCCGTTAGATCTGTGGGTTGGGGCTGCGGCGATCGGCGTCGGTGACGAGGATGTTGATGCTGTGGAAGTTGAGAATCATGCTGCTCGATAACTGCTCTGCCTCTTTTCtagtttttaaatgttacatCAGAAAATGTCTAATTTTGCCAGCAGTCTGTCTCTGTAAccttttgactttttttttttggttattaatAATCGATCaacttttcatgtttttttcttctttatcttaacatttatgattataattaacaatttattttcaaactatataaaaataaattagattcTCACCATTATATTTTGTACAAAATTTAActttatgaaattaaaatattgaattttggctttattttttaaccaattaaatttttattttatgataaaaactaaCTCAAAATTGTTaggtttcaaaatataataaaaataggcttaaataactttaaaacatgttttattcCCTAACTAATATACAAGGTTCAAAATGaccaatataatatttattaaaggtaAATAACACCTATATCCatttattaaaagtaaaaaaaaaactattttaaaaaaatttgattcgttttaattttttttttcgaatttctttctttttgaatgatttgtttttaagtttaaaaagaCTTTCCTGAAATGTGTGATTTCCTTCTAAATTTGaattatattcatatttaaGAAAACATTAATAAATGTATATGATATCGTCCTAAAATTTAGGAAAATGTtgataaat is a genomic window of Brassica napus cultivar Da-Ae chromosome A2, Da-Ae, whole genome shotgun sequence containing:
- the LOC106375967 gene encoding F-box protein At5g50450-like, producing MTHLNKKPRLEKNLTVNVNHIDDLPDDLVFSILRKLSSSASCPADFFNVLITCKRLNRLGLHPLVLSRAGTQTLAVTAEKWSDSAHRFLKLCVNAGNIDACYVLGMIRFYCLQNPVSGASLMARAAIKSHAPALYSLSVIQFNGSGGTKSDKNLRAGVALCARSAYLGHVDALRELGHCLQDGYGVPRDVAEGRRLLIQANARELAGSLRSYLSLKSGDETLTELNGLPVQEIRPVNRFLKDWFDSGRVVLAEGLRMCSHGGCGRPETRSHEFRRCSVCGKVNYCSRGCQALDWRVKHKMECAPLDLWVGAAAIGVGDEDVDAVEVENHAAR